A window of Cryptomeria japonica chromosome 3, Sugi_1.0, whole genome shotgun sequence contains these coding sequences:
- the LOC131064902 gene encoding uncharacterized protein LOC131064902, with the protein MSPFEVVYGQHPLRVLELRNMDCFEKRSAHVEEFVEAMLEVHKHVRKTLQQNSLKVKAKPDLKRRNVQFQVGDLVIVHLNKDWLPWGSHTKLMIKWIGPCEILEKYGENAYKIALPPDVAISPIFNVSNLTLYKGPNEEVGATETTLEPDDWI; encoded by the coding sequence ATgagtccttttgaagttgtttatgggcAACATCCACTAAGAGTTCTTGAACTCAGAAATATGGATTGTTTCGAAAAGAGGAGTGCACATGTAGAAGAGTTTGTTGAAGCAATGCTAGAAGTGCATAAGCATGTAAGGAAAACATTGCAGCAAAATAGCCTTAAGGTGAAGGCTAAGCCAGATTTGAAAAGAAGGAATGTGCAGTTCCAAGTTGGTGATTTAGTCATTGTACACTTGAACAAAGATTGGTTACCTTGGGGTAGTCATACAAAGCTGATGATTAAGTGGATTGGGCCATGTGAGATTTTGgaaaagtatggagaaaatgcctacAAGATCGCATTGCCTCCAGATGTggctatttcacctatatttaatgtctCAAATCTCACATTGTATAAGGGTCCGAACGAAGAAGTTGGTGCAACAGAGACTACACTTGAACCAGATGATTGGATTTAG